The Mucilaginibacter mallensis genome has a segment encoding these proteins:
- a CDS encoding IS1595 family transposase translates to MTSTRNGVSAKEIERQLGVTYKTAWRMGHQVRKLMSNGSELLTGTVEVDEAYIGGNPKNKHANKQAEQLGRGIKKQPIVSIVQRGGEVRSFVVDNVGSGGIYKLITDNVEKGSKLITDGFTSYKWVGMQHEHIAVKHNNDRVTVGEKHTNTVEGFFSHLKRTISGTHIHVSRQHLQAYANECSFRYSNRVAGQMMFKMILGRCV, encoded by the coding sequence ATGACTTCCACTCGTAATGGTGTTAGCGCAAAGGAGATTGAAAGACAATTAGGTGTTACTTATAAAACGGCTTGGCGCATGGGTCATCAAGTTCGCAAGCTAATGAGTAACGGATCTGAACTCCTAACCGGGACTGTTGAAGTTGATGAGGCATACATTGGAGGAAATCCAAAGAATAAGCATGCTAACAAACAAGCAGAACAATTAGGGAGAGGGATTAAGAAACAGCCCATTGTAAGCATAGTACAACGAGGTGGCGAAGTTAGATCGTTTGTTGTTGATAACGTTGGATCAGGGGGCATATACAAGCTTATAACTGATAACGTAGAGAAAGGCAGTAAACTAATTACGGACGGCTTTACTTCTTATAAATGGGTTGGTATGCAGCATGAGCATATAGCAGTTAAACACAATAATGATCGTGTTACTGTTGGTGAAAAACATACAAATACTGTTGAGGGTTTCTTTAGCCACTTGAAGCGTACCATATCAGGAACTCATATACACGTTAGCAGGCAACATTTACAAGCTTATGCGAATGAATGCTCATTCAGGTATTCAAATCGTGTAGCGGGGCAAATGATGTTTAAAATGATATTAGGGAGGTGTGTATAA